A region from the Anoplolepis gracilipes chromosome 2, ASM4749672v1, whole genome shotgun sequence genome encodes:
- the Nsd gene encoding histone-lysine N-methyltransferase NSD2 isoform X1, translating to MVVLAVQKLASILQMSQVEANKAPTPAESSDNIITSNEDVHNGREDNNCNGSTPSTSRYGRMIKPRPSTDDTANYFFQNLKSPRIQRQENSINHNSESIDEINVANIIDEDNGSSAISSSTEEDPSSKVSSPTIECQWTLGQLAWARVGNFPFWPCIVTLDPVSMIYYKVKGNARGNIMMIHVQYFGDRGRHSWVSANCMMQFTNLADFLKLSNSVLTDTKKKDPKYVAGFVVKPGAKSKWENAIDEAMQVQPMPIEERAEAFAPKIKVSRFKNTKSSIVDEKKESNKRKYSSNQDGPDAKHLKKDHIYNAESSEVSKSRKSEVSKSKNSRITNGKIDLKLNSDFLPSSPSSHKSSNDNVKVDKNEEDEDGVFEIYYDRNRDLLEDEYPNASEQDIKKYLRKTWDSMDAAFRKKYRLYMTRDSSKETTPDNEDLETSIEIDTSTKESKKRSKVDKGGSSVSEIKRGRPYNIFKGMKQEKVCQICEKTGKLTRCKGPCCSYFHLSCVKPGESSPEHSVDANTSHDKIIDDLNIIKKSINSEHENNGKNEEQEDETFKCIDCLSGVAPACFICNEREGDRIRCIVAACGKHYHSKCLNSWPQSHWQGGRLTCPYHVCHTCSSDNPQDNHSRAPNEKIARCVRCPSSYHASALCIPAGSTILTGSQIVCPKHYKSVNPPLNAAWCFLCSTGGTLICCDTCPTAFHIECLGIDAPEGAFICEDCETGRLPLYGEVVWVKLGQYRWWPSRICYPQEIPENVEAKFHPPGKFCVMFLGSRDYYWVHRGRAFLYHDGDEKIKSPKKENKNSVMGAIYKIALEEANKIHLQLKAERSILTKGSKLKPPLYVKLKVNKPVGNVKPAEVESIVACECDPNGDNPCAPGTDCLNRILLVECSSGICPAGNKCMNQSFVRRQYPAMEPFHTMGRGWGLKTLEDIKAGQFVIEYVGEVIDEAEYKRRLHRKKELKNENFYFLTIDNNRTIDAEPKGNLSRFMNHSCAPNCETQKWTVNGDTRIGLFALRDIESGEELTFNYNLASDGETRKACLCGASNCSGFIGLKAQKQQLPTVQSTVQTKKIDKSKRHKRFYKSKKDNCWRCAQKISDSNNFIVCSQRTCNKKYHASCVVIDDAESKFRCPWHYCLECGRRTSAHCSFCSTAFCQVHLDGNLFEREERGGVVCKTHDNADVQKPNADVQKPIEDEKEYSDNDNETDKEYLSTSSDSPIIVEKLTTREPSPRVSIVEVHLSSEESEESQKEEEENNLETSFMSSDKSSRTMKKKTFYKLQQEENQAKELSNLTSSQLEAIIGGSLYK from the exons ATGGTGGTTTTGGCGGTGCAGAAGCTGGCATCCATTCTCCAAATGAG TCAAGTGGAGGCCAACAAGGCGCCTACACCTGCCGAGTCTAGCGACAATATCATAACTTCAAACGAGGATGTGCATAACGGTCGAGAAGACAATAACTGCAATGGCAGTACGCCTAGCACAAGCCGTTATGGTAGAATGATAAAACCCAGGCCTTCCACAGATGATACTGCCAACTATTTTTTTCAG aatttgAAGAGTCCAAGGATACAGAGACAAGAGAACTCTATAAATCATAATAGTGAAAGTATAGATGAAATTAATGTAGCTAATATCATTGATGAAGATAATGGCTCTTCTGCCATTTCGAGTAGCACAGAAGAAGATCCATCTTCAAAAGTATCAAGTCCTACCATTGAATGTCAGTGGACATTAGGACAATTAGCATGGGCTAGAGTTGGCAATTTCCCATTTTGGCCTTGCATTGTAACGCTTGATCCAGTTTCAATGATATATTACAAGGTGAAAg GTAATGCCAGGGGAAATATCATGATGATACACGTTCAATACTTTGGAGATAGAGGCCGTCATAGTTGGGTTTCAGCAAATTGCATGATGCAATTTACAAATCTTGCTGATTTCTTAAAACTATCAAACTCAGTGCTAACAGACACAAAGAAAAAGGATCCTAAATACGTTGCCGGTTTTGTCGTGAAACCAGGAGCAAAATCAAAATGGGAAAATGCTATCGATGAAGCTATGCAAGTGCAACCAATGCCGATTGAAGAAAGAGCCGAAGCATTTGCaccaaaaattaaagtttcaagatttaaaaacacaaaGTCATCTAttgttgatgaaaaaaaagagagcaataaaagaaaatattcaagtAATCAGGACGGACCTGATGCCAAACATCTCAAAAAAGatcat aTATATAATGCAGAAAGTTCGGAAGTATCAAAGTCGCGTAAATCGGAAGTATCGAAATCAAAAAATTCACGGATCACAAACGgtaaaattgatttgaaaCTGAATTCGGACTTTTTACCCTCATCTCCTTCAAGCCATAAAAGTTCTAACGATAATGTAAAAGTCGACAAAAATGAAGAGGACGAAGACGgtgtatttgaaatttattacgaCCGAAATAGAGATTTGCTAGAGGATGAATATCCAAACGCGTCAgaacaagatattaaaaaatatttgcggaAAACGTGGGATAGTATGGATGCGGCTTTCCGAAAAAAGTATCGATTGTATATGACACGCGATAGTTCTAAAGAAACTACACCGGATAATGAAGACCTTGAGACTTCGATCGAGATTGACACAAGTACGAAGGAAAGTAAAAAGAGAAGTAAGGTTGACAAAGGAGGGAGTTCCGTTTCAGAAATTAAACGTGGTAGACCATACAATATCTTTAAAGGTATGAAACAAGAGAAAGTTTGTCAGATTTGCGAGAAGACAGGCAAATTAACGAGATGTAAAGGACCTTGTTGTTCTTATTTTCATTTGTCCTGCGTAAAACCTGGTGAATCTAGTCCAGAGCACTCTGTTGACGCGAATACATCgcacgataaaataattgacgacttaaatataattaaaaaaagtattaatagtgaacatgaaaataatg GTAAAAACGAGGAGCAAGAGGATGAAACGTTCAAGTGTATCGACTGCCTGTCTGGAGTAGCACCCGCTTGTTTCATATGCAATGAGAGGGAAGGAGATAGAATAAGATGCATTGTGGCAGCCTGTGGGAAGCATTATCATTCCAAGTGTTTAAATTCGTGGCCtcaa tCGCATTGGCAAGGTGGACGTTTGACGTGTCCATATCATGTGTGTCACACATGCAGTTCCGATAATCCTCAGGACAATCATTCGCGTGCCCCGAACGAAAAGATCGCAAGATGCGTCCGTTGCCCTTCATCATATCATGCTTCCGCGTTGTGTATACCTGCTGGTTCAACGATTCTCACAGGCAGCCAAATTGTATGCCCGAAGCATTATAAATCGGTCAATCCTCCGTTGAATGCAGCGTGGTGCTTCTTGTGTTCAACTGGCGGAACCCTGATTTGTTGCGATACATGTCCGACTGCCTTTCATATCGAATGTCTtg GTATAGATGCACCTGAAGGTGCTTTTATCTGCGAAGATTGTGAGACAGGGAGACTGCCCTTGTATGGAGAAGTTGTGTGGGTGAAACTGGGTCAATATCGATGGTGGCCCTCGCGTATATGTTATCCGCAAGAAATTCCCGAAAATGTAGAAGCTAAATTTCATCCTCCTGGTAAATTTTGCGTAATGTTTTTGGGATCTCGTGATTATTATTGGGTACATAG AGGACGagcttttttatatcatgacggtgatgaaaaaataaaatcacctaaaaaagagaataaaaattctgtaatGGGcgctatatataaaatagctcTAGAGGAAGCCAATAAAATACATCTGCAATTAAAAGCAGAACGGTCCATACTAACTAAGGGATCAAAATTGAAACCACCtctatatgttaaattaaaa GTCAATAAACCAGTGGGTAACGTCAAACCAGCCGAAGTCGAGAGCATCGTGGCGTGCGAATGCGACCCTAATGGGGACAATCCTTGCGCACCGGGTACAGATTGTTTGAATCGTATACTGTTGGTGGAATGCAGTTCTGGAATCTGTCCTGCTGGAAACAAATGCATGAACCAATCGTTCGTACGGCGACAATATCCGGCAATGGAACCATTTCACACCATGGGTCGTGGATGGGGACTAAAAACTTTGGAGGATATCAAAGCAGGACAATTTGTGATCGAATACGTGGGAGAAGTCATAGATGAAGCTGAGTATAAACGTAGATTGCATCGGAAGAAAGAATTGAAGAACGAAAATTTCTACTTCCTAACGATCGATAATAATAGAACGATCGACGCGGAACCTAAGGGAAATCTTAGTCGATTTATGA ATCACTCATGCGCGCCGAACTGCGAAACACAAAAATGGACGGTGAATGGAGACACGCGTATCGGTCTGTTTGCTCTGCGCGACATAGAATCCGGTGAAGAGCTGACGTTCAATTACAATTTAGCATCCGATGGGGAAACGCGAAAAGCGTGTCTTTGCGGTGCATCGAATTGTAGTGGCTTTATCGGTTTAAAAGCGCAAAAACAACAGTTGCCTACGGTACAGTCGACTGTACAAACGAAGAAAATTGATAAGTCAAAACGACACAAAAG attttataaatcaaagaaGGATAATTGTTGGCGATGCGCGCAAAAAATATCGGATTCGAACAATTTTATAGTCTGTTCGCAAAGaacttgcaataaaaaatatcacgcgTCGTGCGTCGTAATTGATGACGCGGAGTCGAAATTTCGTTGCCCTTGGCATTATTGTTTAGAATGCGGACGTCGAACGTCGGCGCATTGTTCCTTCTGCAGCACTGCCTTTTGTCAAG TTCATCTTGATGGTAACTTATTCGAACGAGAGGAGAGAGGTGGCGTCGTATGTAAGACACACGATAACGCGGATGTACAGAAACCTAACGCGGATGTACAGAAGCCTATCGAGGATGAAAAAGAGTATTCAGATAATGATAACGAGACAGATAAAGAGTACTTATCGACAAGTTCCGATAGTCCGATCATAGTGGAAAAACTTACAACGCGTGAACCATCACCAAGGGTTTCTATTGTAGAG GTTCATCTAAGCAGTGAAGAGAGTGAAGAATCTCagaaggaagaggaggaaaaCAATCTCGAGACTAGTTTTATGTCGTCTGATAAAAGTTCAAGGACAATgaagaagaaaacattttataaattacaacaaGAAGAAAATCAAGCGAAGGAGTTAAGTAATCTTACATCTAGTCAGTTGGAGGCTATAATTGGTGGTAgcttgtataaataa
- the Nsd gene encoding histone-lysine N-methyltransferase NSD2 isoform X2 yields MNTISQVEANKAPTPAESSDNIITSNEDVHNGREDNNCNGSTPSTSRYGRMIKPRPSTDDTANYFFQNLKSPRIQRQENSINHNSESIDEINVANIIDEDNGSSAISSSTEEDPSSKVSSPTIECQWTLGQLAWARVGNFPFWPCIVTLDPVSMIYYKVKGNARGNIMMIHVQYFGDRGRHSWVSANCMMQFTNLADFLKLSNSVLTDTKKKDPKYVAGFVVKPGAKSKWENAIDEAMQVQPMPIEERAEAFAPKIKVSRFKNTKSSIVDEKKESNKRKYSSNQDGPDAKHLKKDHIYNAESSEVSKSRKSEVSKSKNSRITNGKIDLKLNSDFLPSSPSSHKSSNDNVKVDKNEEDEDGVFEIYYDRNRDLLEDEYPNASEQDIKKYLRKTWDSMDAAFRKKYRLYMTRDSSKETTPDNEDLETSIEIDTSTKESKKRSKVDKGGSSVSEIKRGRPYNIFKGMKQEKVCQICEKTGKLTRCKGPCCSYFHLSCVKPGESSPEHSVDANTSHDKIIDDLNIIKKSINSEHENNGKNEEQEDETFKCIDCLSGVAPACFICNEREGDRIRCIVAACGKHYHSKCLNSWPQSHWQGGRLTCPYHVCHTCSSDNPQDNHSRAPNEKIARCVRCPSSYHASALCIPAGSTILTGSQIVCPKHYKSVNPPLNAAWCFLCSTGGTLICCDTCPTAFHIECLGIDAPEGAFICEDCETGRLPLYGEVVWVKLGQYRWWPSRICYPQEIPENVEAKFHPPGKFCVMFLGSRDYYWVHRGRAFLYHDGDEKIKSPKKENKNSVMGAIYKIALEEANKIHLQLKAERSILTKGSKLKPPLYVKLKVNKPVGNVKPAEVESIVACECDPNGDNPCAPGTDCLNRILLVECSSGICPAGNKCMNQSFVRRQYPAMEPFHTMGRGWGLKTLEDIKAGQFVIEYVGEVIDEAEYKRRLHRKKELKNENFYFLTIDNNRTIDAEPKGNLSRFMNHSCAPNCETQKWTVNGDTRIGLFALRDIESGEELTFNYNLASDGETRKACLCGASNCSGFIGLKAQKQQLPTVQSTVQTKKIDKSKRHKRFYKSKKDNCWRCAQKISDSNNFIVCSQRTCNKKYHASCVVIDDAESKFRCPWHYCLECGRRTSAHCSFCSTAFCQVHLDGNLFEREERGGVVCKTHDNADVQKPNADVQKPIEDEKEYSDNDNETDKEYLSTSSDSPIIVEKLTTREPSPRVSIVEVHLSSEESEESQKEEEENNLETSFMSSDKSSRTMKKKTFYKLQQEENQAKELSNLTSSQLEAIIGGSLYK; encoded by the exons ATGAATACCATTAGTCAAGTGGAGGCCAACAAGGCGCCTACACCTGCCGAGTCTAGCGACAATATCATAACTTCAAACGAGGATGTGCATAACGGTCGAGAAGACAATAACTGCAATGGCAGTACGCCTAGCACAAGCCGTTATGGTAGAATGATAAAACCCAGGCCTTCCACAGATGATACTGCCAACTATTTTTTTCAG aatttgAAGAGTCCAAGGATACAGAGACAAGAGAACTCTATAAATCATAATAGTGAAAGTATAGATGAAATTAATGTAGCTAATATCATTGATGAAGATAATGGCTCTTCTGCCATTTCGAGTAGCACAGAAGAAGATCCATCTTCAAAAGTATCAAGTCCTACCATTGAATGTCAGTGGACATTAGGACAATTAGCATGGGCTAGAGTTGGCAATTTCCCATTTTGGCCTTGCATTGTAACGCTTGATCCAGTTTCAATGATATATTACAAGGTGAAAg GTAATGCCAGGGGAAATATCATGATGATACACGTTCAATACTTTGGAGATAGAGGCCGTCATAGTTGGGTTTCAGCAAATTGCATGATGCAATTTACAAATCTTGCTGATTTCTTAAAACTATCAAACTCAGTGCTAACAGACACAAAGAAAAAGGATCCTAAATACGTTGCCGGTTTTGTCGTGAAACCAGGAGCAAAATCAAAATGGGAAAATGCTATCGATGAAGCTATGCAAGTGCAACCAATGCCGATTGAAGAAAGAGCCGAAGCATTTGCaccaaaaattaaagtttcaagatttaaaaacacaaaGTCATCTAttgttgatgaaaaaaaagagagcaataaaagaaaatattcaagtAATCAGGACGGACCTGATGCCAAACATCTCAAAAAAGatcat aTATATAATGCAGAAAGTTCGGAAGTATCAAAGTCGCGTAAATCGGAAGTATCGAAATCAAAAAATTCACGGATCACAAACGgtaaaattgatttgaaaCTGAATTCGGACTTTTTACCCTCATCTCCTTCAAGCCATAAAAGTTCTAACGATAATGTAAAAGTCGACAAAAATGAAGAGGACGAAGACGgtgtatttgaaatttattacgaCCGAAATAGAGATTTGCTAGAGGATGAATATCCAAACGCGTCAgaacaagatattaaaaaatatttgcggaAAACGTGGGATAGTATGGATGCGGCTTTCCGAAAAAAGTATCGATTGTATATGACACGCGATAGTTCTAAAGAAACTACACCGGATAATGAAGACCTTGAGACTTCGATCGAGATTGACACAAGTACGAAGGAAAGTAAAAAGAGAAGTAAGGTTGACAAAGGAGGGAGTTCCGTTTCAGAAATTAAACGTGGTAGACCATACAATATCTTTAAAGGTATGAAACAAGAGAAAGTTTGTCAGATTTGCGAGAAGACAGGCAAATTAACGAGATGTAAAGGACCTTGTTGTTCTTATTTTCATTTGTCCTGCGTAAAACCTGGTGAATCTAGTCCAGAGCACTCTGTTGACGCGAATACATCgcacgataaaataattgacgacttaaatataattaaaaaaagtattaatagtgaacatgaaaataatg GTAAAAACGAGGAGCAAGAGGATGAAACGTTCAAGTGTATCGACTGCCTGTCTGGAGTAGCACCCGCTTGTTTCATATGCAATGAGAGGGAAGGAGATAGAATAAGATGCATTGTGGCAGCCTGTGGGAAGCATTATCATTCCAAGTGTTTAAATTCGTGGCCtcaa tCGCATTGGCAAGGTGGACGTTTGACGTGTCCATATCATGTGTGTCACACATGCAGTTCCGATAATCCTCAGGACAATCATTCGCGTGCCCCGAACGAAAAGATCGCAAGATGCGTCCGTTGCCCTTCATCATATCATGCTTCCGCGTTGTGTATACCTGCTGGTTCAACGATTCTCACAGGCAGCCAAATTGTATGCCCGAAGCATTATAAATCGGTCAATCCTCCGTTGAATGCAGCGTGGTGCTTCTTGTGTTCAACTGGCGGAACCCTGATTTGTTGCGATACATGTCCGACTGCCTTTCATATCGAATGTCTtg GTATAGATGCACCTGAAGGTGCTTTTATCTGCGAAGATTGTGAGACAGGGAGACTGCCCTTGTATGGAGAAGTTGTGTGGGTGAAACTGGGTCAATATCGATGGTGGCCCTCGCGTATATGTTATCCGCAAGAAATTCCCGAAAATGTAGAAGCTAAATTTCATCCTCCTGGTAAATTTTGCGTAATGTTTTTGGGATCTCGTGATTATTATTGGGTACATAG AGGACGagcttttttatatcatgacggtgatgaaaaaataaaatcacctaaaaaagagaataaaaattctgtaatGGGcgctatatataaaatagctcTAGAGGAAGCCAATAAAATACATCTGCAATTAAAAGCAGAACGGTCCATACTAACTAAGGGATCAAAATTGAAACCACCtctatatgttaaattaaaa GTCAATAAACCAGTGGGTAACGTCAAACCAGCCGAAGTCGAGAGCATCGTGGCGTGCGAATGCGACCCTAATGGGGACAATCCTTGCGCACCGGGTACAGATTGTTTGAATCGTATACTGTTGGTGGAATGCAGTTCTGGAATCTGTCCTGCTGGAAACAAATGCATGAACCAATCGTTCGTACGGCGACAATATCCGGCAATGGAACCATTTCACACCATGGGTCGTGGATGGGGACTAAAAACTTTGGAGGATATCAAAGCAGGACAATTTGTGATCGAATACGTGGGAGAAGTCATAGATGAAGCTGAGTATAAACGTAGATTGCATCGGAAGAAAGAATTGAAGAACGAAAATTTCTACTTCCTAACGATCGATAATAATAGAACGATCGACGCGGAACCTAAGGGAAATCTTAGTCGATTTATGA ATCACTCATGCGCGCCGAACTGCGAAACACAAAAATGGACGGTGAATGGAGACACGCGTATCGGTCTGTTTGCTCTGCGCGACATAGAATCCGGTGAAGAGCTGACGTTCAATTACAATTTAGCATCCGATGGGGAAACGCGAAAAGCGTGTCTTTGCGGTGCATCGAATTGTAGTGGCTTTATCGGTTTAAAAGCGCAAAAACAACAGTTGCCTACGGTACAGTCGACTGTACAAACGAAGAAAATTGATAAGTCAAAACGACACAAAAG attttataaatcaaagaaGGATAATTGTTGGCGATGCGCGCAAAAAATATCGGATTCGAACAATTTTATAGTCTGTTCGCAAAGaacttgcaataaaaaatatcacgcgTCGTGCGTCGTAATTGATGACGCGGAGTCGAAATTTCGTTGCCCTTGGCATTATTGTTTAGAATGCGGACGTCGAACGTCGGCGCATTGTTCCTTCTGCAGCACTGCCTTTTGTCAAG TTCATCTTGATGGTAACTTATTCGAACGAGAGGAGAGAGGTGGCGTCGTATGTAAGACACACGATAACGCGGATGTACAGAAACCTAACGCGGATGTACAGAAGCCTATCGAGGATGAAAAAGAGTATTCAGATAATGATAACGAGACAGATAAAGAGTACTTATCGACAAGTTCCGATAGTCCGATCATAGTGGAAAAACTTACAACGCGTGAACCATCACCAAGGGTTTCTATTGTAGAG GTTCATCTAAGCAGTGAAGAGAGTGAAGAATCTCagaaggaagaggaggaaaaCAATCTCGAGACTAGTTTTATGTCGTCTGATAAAAGTTCAAGGACAATgaagaagaaaacattttataaattacaacaaGAAGAAAATCAAGCGAAGGAGTTAAGTAATCTTACATCTAGTCAGTTGGAGGCTATAATTGGTGGTAgcttgtataaataa